The genomic stretch AATTCCTTGGGCTTAGCTTCTTCGCTGAGCCTTAGAAATTCCAAGAGAGGGGATCCTGGAGGGCACAGCGCTTCCACACACCCCTTGGTTCTCTCGATTTCTGCCCTCCGTACGACCCGCCCTGTCGAAATCGCCACCCCTCGCCCGACATTGCCCTGAAGGGCTATGCTGCCCGACGAGGAGATACCGATGCGCTACATGCTGATGCTCTATGCCGACGAGAAGGCCGGCGCCCAGATCCCGCCCGATCAGATGCAGAAGGCGATGGAGACGCTCTCTGCCTACCAGCAGGCGCTGACCAAGGCCGGCGCTTTCGTCATGACCGCTCCCCTTGCCCGCACCGCCGACGCGAAGACCCTCCGCATGGAGGGCGGTGAGGCCAGCTACCGCGAAGATGGCAAGGGGGGCGCCGCGTTCGTCAACGATGCCGGCGAACTCAAGGTGCATGATGGACCCTATGCCGAGACCCGGGAGCAGTTTGGCGGCTTCTACATCATCGAGGCAGCCGACATGGACGAGGCGCTGGCCTGGGCGAAGAAGTGCCCAGCGGCGCAGTGGGGACCAGTGGAAGTGCGCGCGCTGATCCCGGGATTCTGAGGCCCGGCGTTTTTCTGAAGTTTTTTCGAGCCGGAGTCGAAACGGGCTGCTCACCCCCGTCATTGTAGCGTCCGGGCATGCTGTCCGGACCGTGGGCAAGGACCCGCGCAGTCCGAGGACGGAGTGAACTCCCATGCAGATCAAGCTCACCAGTATCTATGTCGACAGCCACGACAAGGCCCTGAAGTTCTATGTCGACGTGCTGGGTTTTCAGAAGCAGGCCGACTTCAGCAACAACGGCTACCGCTGGCTGACCGTCACCTCGCCCGAGGATCCCGACGGGCCCGAACTCCACCTCGAACTCAATGCCAACCCGGCGGCCAAGACCTACCAGGAGGCGATGTTCGCCCAGCGCCAGCCGGCGCTGCTGCTCCACACCAAGGACGTCAAAGCCGACTACGAGCGCATCAAGGCCGGGGGTGGCGAGTTCATCATGCCGCCGACCGACGTCACCGCCTCGGTCATCGCCCAACTGAACGATACCTGCGGCAATATCATTCAGCTCGTGCAGCTGAACTGGTAAGCGGACGAAAAGGAGAACCGAGAATGGCCACCACAAAAAAACCAGTGAAGCGCACCGATGCCGCTGCCGACAGTTTCACCGCCGAAGAAAAGGCGGCGATGAAGGAACGCGCCCGCGAACTGAAGCGCAATGCCAGCGCCGCCGAGGACGAGCAGGCCGTGCTCGACAAGATCGCCGCCATGCCGGATGCCGATCGCCGCCTCGCCGAGCGCATCCACGCTCTGGTCAAGGCCGCGGCGCCGGAGCTGACCAGCAAACTCTGGTACGGCATGCCCGCCTACTACAAGGACGGCAAGAGCATCTGCTTTTTCCAGGACGCGGCCAAGTTCAAGGCGCGTTACGCTACCTTCGGCTTCAACGAAGCTGCCAAGCTCGACGACGGCAACATGTGGCCGTCGAGCTTCGCCCTGCTCCGGCTGACCCCGGCCGATGAGCAGCGCATCACCGACCTCGTCAAGCAAGCCACCCGCTGAGGAGCGTCCCGATGCGCTACATGATGCTGATCCATCACGACGAAGTCGCCCTTGCCAATGCGCCGCAGAAGGAGCTCTGGGCCGATTACGCGGCCTTCAACGAAGCGCTGGCCAAGGCCGGCGGCGGCATGGCGGCAGGCGAGCGCCTGCAGCCGGCCTCGGCGGCGACCACGGTGCGCGCCGGCGACGGCAGGACCGAGGTGCTCGATGGCCCCTATGCCGACACCAGGGAGCAGCTCGCCGGCTACTTCCTCATCGAGGTCGACAACCTCGACGACGCCATCGCCTGGGCCAAGCGCTGCCCCAGCTCGCGCTATGGTTCGATCGAGATCCGGCCACTGGCCGAGAGCTATCCCCGCCCCGACCCGAACCTCCGCCGCCAGGACGGCTGATCGTGCCGATCGAGGGCAACGAGGCCGCGCGTGCCGCCGAGCGGGTGGCGCGTGAAAGCTATGGCCGCCTCGTTGCCTTCCTCGCCGCGCGCACCCGCGATGTCGCCGGCGCCGAGGATGCGCTGGCCGAAGCCTTTGCCGCAGCGCTCCACGCCTGGCCGACCGAGGGCGTACCGCACAACCCCGATGCCTGGCTGCTGACGGTTGCCCGCCGGCGGCAGACCGATGCGCTGCGCCGCCGCACCACGCGGCAGGCCGGCGAGGAGCATCTGAAAATGATCGCCGATGAAATCGAAGCCGCAGCCGAAGCCGCCGACGAGATCCCCGACCGGCGCCTGGCGCTGATGTTCGCCTGCGCCCATCCGGCGATCGAACGCGGCATGCGCGCGCCGCTGATCCTCCAGACTATCCTGGGGCTCACCGCCATCGATATCGCGGCAGCCTTCCTGATTCCGCCGGCTACCATGGGGCAACGCCTGGTACGCGCCAAGAACCGCATCAGGGATGCCGGCATTCCCTTCGGCGTCCCCGACAAGGAACTGCTGCCCGAGCGCCTCGATGCGGTGCTCGACGCCATCTACGCCGCCTACACCAAGGGTTGGGCGGAGATCGGCGATGCCGCCTCGCTCGAGCTGGCCGAGGAAGCCATCTGGCTCGGCCGGCTCGTCGTCGGGCTGTTGCCCGACCAGCCGGAAGCCAAGGGCATGCTGGCGCTCATGCTCTATACCGACGCCCGACGCGCCGCACGCCGCGCCCCCGACGGCGCCTATGTGCCGCTCGAGCAACAGGACATAAGCCTCTGGAACGACTCCAGGATCGAACTGGCCGAGGGCCTGCTGCGCGCCGCCAATGCCGGCGGGCCGTCAGGCCGCTACCAGATCGAGGCGGCCATCCAGTCGGCCCATGTCGCCCGCCGTACGCTGGGCGCCGACACCTGGCCGGCCGTGCTCGCGCTCTACGATCACCTCTTGGCGCTGAGCGCCTCGCCGGTGGTGGCGCTCAACCGCGCCATGGCGCTGGGCGAGATCGAGGGGCCCGAAGCGGCGCTCGCCGCCATTGCTCCCCTCGCCGCCGACAAGCGCATGGCCGACTACCAGCCCTACTGGGCGGCGCGGGGCCACCTGCTGGCCCGGGCGGGCTTGAAGGGCGAGGCGCACGAAGCCCTCACCCTCGCCAGCGGCCTCGCCACCGACGAAGCCGTGCGGCACTACCTGCGCGGGCAGATCGCTGCGCTGGCGGATGGGTGAACTACCGCCAGGCCGGTGCTGGCTGACCCCCCACCCCTGTCCCCTCCCCCGAGAAGGGGGAGGGAGACCCTCACTGGGAAATCGAGGCTGGCGTCTCCCTCCCCCTGTTTAGGGGGAGGGGACAGGAGTGGGGGTCGGCCTGCACCGGCTCCTCGACTCCCCTTGCCCCAACCCCGCACTTCCACTATAGCCACCGCCCATGAAGCGCCCGTCACCCCTGGAGGACGGGTGCGTGAGCTTTGATGTCTCGAAGTTCACACCAACCCATGAATGGATCATTCAATGGCTACTGCTGCTAAGGAGCTCAAGGCTCAGGCGCGGAGCGGGGTGGGCAAGGGGGCCGCTCGTGCACTGCGTCGTGAGGGGCTCATTCCCGCCGTCATCTATGGTGACAAGAAGGCTCCCCTGCCGATCTCGATCTCGTACAACGAGGCGATGAAGGCCATCTACGCCGGTGGCTTCCTCTCCCACATCATCACCGTCGATGTGGCCGGCGAGAAGCACCGCGTCATTCCGCGCGACTACCAGCTCGATCCCGTCAAGGACAAGGCGCTGCATGTCGACTTCCTGCGCGTCGGCAAGGGCACCAAGCTCAATGTCCAGGTGCACGTGAAGTTCATCAACGATGACCAGTCCCCGGGCATCAAGCGCGGCGGCGTGCTCAACATCGTGCACCACACGCTCGACCTGACCGTCGACGCCGACCACATCCCCGAGGAAGTGGTTGTCGATCTCGCCGGTCTCGAGGTCGGCGACAGCGTCCACATCTCGGCCATCAAGCTGCCGGAAGGCGCGTCCGACCACAGCCACGAGGCTGACCTCACCATCGCCACCATCGTCGCTCCGTCGGGCCTGCGCTCCGAGGAAGCCGAGGAAGGCGCTGCCGAGGCTGCTCCGGCCGCCGACGCCGCCAAGGAATAAGCTATCTGGAAGCGGGCCGCTGGTCCGCTTCCACCCTCCCCTGCCTGGAAGTTAGCCGATGCATCTCATCGTCGGCCTCGGCAATCCCGGGGACAAATACCGCAACAATCGCCACAATATCGGGTTCCTCGCGGTCGACGCCATTGCGCGCCGCCACAACTTTCCCGCCTTCCGCGAGAAGTTCCAGGGACTGATTTCCGAAGGCGCGATCGATGGCGAGAAGGTGCTGCTGCTGAAGCCGCAGACCTACATGAATTCCTCCGGCGACAGCGTGCAGAAGGTCGTGACCTTCTACAAGCTGGGGCCGGCCGACGTCTCGGTGCTCTATGACGAGATCGACCTCGCCCCCGGCAAGACCCGCGTCAAGGTCGGCGGCGGCAATGGCGGCCACAATGGCCTGCGTTCCATCGATCCGCAGATCGGCCTGGGCTACCGCCGCGTCCGGCTCGGCGTCGGCCATCCCGGTCACAAGGACCTGGTGATGCCGCATGTGCTTGGCGACTTCAGCAAAGCCGAGACGCAGGCCTGGCTGAACCCGCTGCTCGACGCCATTGCCGACAACGCCGCAATGATCGTCAGGGGCGACGACAACGGGCTGATGAACAAGCTTGCCATCGCCGTGCAGGGTGACGGCGCGGAGCGGGCCCAGCGGCCCGAGAGCGCCGACCCCACCCGCAAGAAAGCCGCCCCCGGCCAAAGCCACATCCGCGCTGCGCGACCGACAACGCCGCAAGCCAAGGTGCCCGAAACGGGTCCGATGGCGGATATGCTCAAAAAGCTGTTCAAGAAGGACTGACGCGGCGCTGGTGCGGGCTGAGGGGTGCTCGATATTCCCTCAACCACCGGCTGTCATCTCAGCGAAAGCTGGGACCCAAGCCTCCCCCTGCGCAGACTGTGAGTTGGGTCCGTTAGACTCACAAACGAAGTGCAACAGCCTGCTAAGGTCATGTTGCAATGGGAACCTATTATGAGCAGCTCTCGCTGGACGAGAGAAGTGCGATTGCCTGTCTTCGAGCAGAGGGGCATTCGCTCGGGAAAATCGCTACGCGTTTGGATCGCCCGGCATCGACGATCAGTCGGGAGCTGAATCGCAACAGCGGTGTGCAAGTGGCTACAAGCCGGCCTATGCCGACGAGCAGGCCCGGGCGCGGCGCTGGCGGGGCAGCCGGCTGGCGCGTCAGCCGGTCCTACGCCAGTTCGTGCTGGACCGCCTTGCAATGGGATGGTCGCCCGAACAGATCTCAGGACGGCTGACGCAGGGCAACTCTAGCATGCGCATCAGCCATGAGAGCATCTATCGTTTCATCTATGCCCAGATCCGGCGCACCAACCGCTACGAGTGGCGCCACTATCTGCCGCAAGCCAAGAGCAAGCGTGGCTGGCGCCGCCGGCCGCACCGCCCCATGGAGCATATCAAGGACCGCGTCTCGATCGATTGCCGGCCGGCGCACGTCAACAACCGTCGTCAGTGCGGGCACTGGGAGGCCGACCTGCTGCATCCGCGCAAATCCGGCGCCGCCATCCTGGTGGTTCAGGAGCGCAGCACCCGCTTCATCCTGCTCGCCAAGCAGCCAAGCAAGCATGCCCAGCTCGTCGTCGACCGCATCAAGTGCTGGTTCAGTGCCCTGCCGCCGCAAATGCGCCGCTCCCTCACCCAGGACAACGGCACCGAGTTCTTCGAGCATCATCAGCTCAACCCGGGCGGCATCGATACCTACTTCTGCGATCCCCATAGTCCCTGGCAGAAGGGCGGCGTCGAAAACGCCAATGGCCGGTTGCGCCGGTACATCCCGCGCGGAACCGATCCCGGCAGCTTCTCTGACGAGCACCTGCAGGAACTCGCCAACGGCCTCAACAATACGCCACGCAAATGCCTCGGCTTCAAAACCCCAGCCGAGGTCTTCTCAAAACGCCTGTTGCACTTGAAATGTGAATCCACCTCCCAGCTTTCGCTGGGATGACAACCGAGTTTGTTGGAGGCGCGGTGCCTGGCTCTCCCAGGTGCACCAAACCAATTGACTTCCGCCCTCGATCAACCGATGTGAAGCGCAACGATAGGCGCGGCTTTCCGCGCGCCGCCAACGACGATTTCCGGAGACTGTCATGGGTTTCAAGATGGGCATCGTCGGCCTGCCCAACGTGGGCAAGTCGACGCTTTTCAATGCGCTGACCCGCACCGCCAACGCGCAGGCCGCGAACTTCCCGTTCTGCACGATCGAACCGAATACCGGCGAGGTCGCCGTCCCCGACGCACGCCTCGACAAACTCGCCACCATCGGCAAATCGGCGCAGATTCTGCCCGCCAAGATGAGCTTCGTCGATATCGCCGGACTGGTGAAAGGCGCCTCGAAGGGCGAAGGGCTCGGCAACCAGTTCCTCGCCAATATCCGCGAGTGCGATGCCATCGCCTATGTGCTGCGCTGCTTTGAAGACGGCAACATCATCCACGTCGCCAACAAGGTCGATCCGCTGGCCGACGCCGAAGTGGTCGAGACCGAGCTGATGCTTGCCGACCTCGAAAGCCTCGAGAAGCGCCGCGCCGGCGTCGAGAAGAAGGCCAAGGGCGGCGACAAGGACGCCAAGGCGACGCTCGACCTGATCGACCGCGCGCTGGTGCTGTTGCGCGACGGCAAGTCGGCCCGCCTGGTGCAGCGCTCGGCCGAGGAAGAAAAGGCCTTCACCGAGCTGCAGCTGCTCACCTCCAAGCCCGCGCTCTACGTCTGCAACGTCGACGAGGCCTCGGCGGCCACCGGCAACGCCATGACCAAACAGGTCGAGGACTATGCCAAACAGCACAATGCCTCGGTGATCGTGATCTCGGCCGAGATCGAGAGCCAGCTGGCGCAGCTCCCCGATGACGAGCAGGCAGAGTATCTCGAGAGCCTGGGGCTGCACGAGCCCGGCCTCAACCGGTTGATCCGCGAGGCCTATCAGTTGCTGGGCCTGCAGACCTATTTCACCGTCGGGCCGAAAGAAACCCGCGCCTGGACCATCCACAAGGGCGATCGCGCCCCGCAGGCGGCCGGCGTGATCCACACCGATTTCGAGCGCGGCTTCATCCGGGCCCAGACCATCGGCTACGAGGATTTCGTCACCCTGGGCGGGGAAGTCGCCGCCAAGGAAGCCGGCAAGGCGCGCGACGAAGGCAAGGATTATGTCGTCAAGGACGGCGACGTCATGCTGTTCAAATTCAATACTTAAGCTGCTGACCTCAACTCGTAACCCCTGAGCCTCGACATGCTCGACCAGATCTTCGGCTCCTGGTGGCCGATGGTGTCGTCTTACCTCACGGGGCCCCTGGCGCTTGCCGGCGGCACCGTGACCCTCTTCACCATCATCCCCACGATCGGCTTCCTGTTGCTGTTGCTGGGCCTCATCGCGGCCTTCGTCTGGCGCGAGAAGCAGGCGGTTTGGGTGGCCGGCCCGATCGTTGCCGCGGCGCTGACCCCAGTGGTCCTCGCCATCGGCAACATCCTCGGCGGCTGGTTCGTGGTGATCTTCGCGCTCGCCATCGGCGTGGTCGGCCTCCTGATCTGGATCGGCGTCATTTCCGCCAACGCCACCCGCCGCCTGCCGGTCTGGCTGCTCGGCCTGTTCGCCGTGAGCTTAGTCGTCTACTGCACGGCGGTCAGCGTCGCGATCATCTGGGGCTTGGCCTGATCCGAAGACATCTCCCCTCCCGTTCGTTGCCAGCGCTTCCCCACCCACCGGCTGTCATCCCTGCGAAAGCAGGGACCCAACTCGCCGCCTGCACCAGCCGATAGATGGGTCCCTGCTTTCGCAGGGATGACATCCGGGGGGAGGCGGCGTCCGGCTAACTCCGATGATCGCGCCCCACCCCACCTTGCCTCCCGACCACCCGTTGACGTATACGTCAACCCGCTATGAACGCCGTCACGGCTGACCGCCGCCATTTCGAGGATCTCGTCGTCGGCGAGACCATCAAGCTGGGCTCCACCCTCGTGACCAGGGAGATGATCCTCGCCTTTGCCCGCGAGTTCGATCCCCTGCCCTTCCATCTCGATGAAGCCGCCGCCAGGCGCTCGCTGCTGGGCGGGCTGGCGTCATCCGGCTGGCAGACCGCGGCGCTGACGCTGCGCCTGCTCGGCGATGGGTTCCTGTCGAAGATCGCCTCGGCCGGCGGGCTCGGCTTCTCCGACCTCAAATGGAAGAAGCCGGTGATGAAGGGCGATACCATCTCGGCCACCGCCAGCATCGCCGAACTGCGCCGCTCGCGGCATCACCCCCAGTGGGGCATCGTCTCGATCGATCTCGACGTCAGCAACCAGAAGGGCCAGCCGGTAATGAGCATGCGGCTCGCCAACCTGGTTGAGACGCGCCACCGCGAGGACGGCATGCAAGCGCAGCCCGAGCAGCCCTACGACATCGAACAGGGCAGTGCGACGTGACCCGCTGGTTCGAGGATATCACCATCGACGAGCCCTTCCCGCTCGGCAGCCATACCTTCAGCGAAGCCGAGATTCTGGCGTTCGGCCGCGAGTACGATCCGCAATATTTCCACATCGACCCCGCTGCCGCGGCGCACAGCCATTTCGGCGGCCTCATCGCCTCGGGCTGGCACACCGTGCTGATGGGCCACCGCAAGATGGTCGACGCGCTCGACGCCGAGGAAGCGCGCCTGCGCGATCTCGGGCAGCAGCCCGGTGTCTCCGGCCCCTCCCCCGGCGTCAACAAGATGGAGTTCAAGGCGCCGGTCCGTCCAGGTGACACCGTCACCTACACGCTGACGGTCACCGGCAAACGTCCTTCCAACTCGATTCCCGGCTGGGGCCTGCTGTTCAACAGCCTCGATGCAGTGAACCAGCGCGGCGAGATGGTGTATCATGCCGAGCTGGTCGGCTTCTCCAAGCTGCGCGACTACCGCATGCCGCCGCATTTGCGGGTGCTTGAGGCGTTGACCAAAATCCCCGGATTGGGGAAGTTGCTGACCCAACGGAGTTGAGTCACGCCATGCGCCTTGCCCTTGCTTTTGCCGCCCTGCTGCTGGCCGCCGCGCCGGCGTCGGCACAGTCGCTCACCGGCGTCGGCGTCGAGGGTAACTGGGGCTGCCGCGCCAATATCGACGGCACCCGCGCGGGCCTGCTCACCATCTATGCCGGCTCTTACGGCTATGCTTCGGCCAATTTCGGCAGCGCTGCCTCCGGCAGCGGCAACGCCGAGATGGCCTCGAACGGCGTCACCTTCCTCGACGGCAATCTCGTCACCGGCGCCGGCATCACCAGCGCCATCCTCGGCTTCGACGATGCCGGCCGCGACGTGCTGCAGCTCTACACGGCGGACAAGAACGTCCTCACCTGCACCCCACGTGGGTGAGCACCGGCCTCTCCGTGATCCTCCCCCGCGTGGCGGGGGAGGGGGACCGCCGAAGGCGGTGGAGGGGGCGGCAAGAGTCGTCGGTTAGTTTTGGCTCCCCCCTCCACCAGCTTCGCTGGTTCCCCTCCCCCGCCACGCGGGGGAGGATCAAGAGAGACCGGCGCCCCCGTCTTGACCTCCCGATCCAACACCGCTAAACAACGCGCCTTCCCGAGGAGTATCGCCCGAAATGATCTGAGCACTGTTGCGGACGCCCGAGACATCGCCTTCCTCGCTTCGCGAGCGGCTGCTGATGTGCGGATGCCGGCCCCAGCAATGCTCCAGATGACGGGCTGATTCTGTCCGGCGCCCTGGGCGTCCAATCTCTCCCTGCACTTCATCGCCAACCGCGGCAACGCCGAAGCATTGCTTCGCGCCTTGCCGGCACTTGAGTTCGCACGCGCGTTGTTACGTCGCGGCGAGCAAGGAGATCGCTTATGCCAAAATTCATCACCTACCAGCGCCCTGCCCCGGTCAACAAGCAGAGTTGGGGTGGCCGCCAGAGCAGCAACGCCTATCCGCCGATCCGCCGGCCTGCCGCACATCCGGCGCCCGGACTGCAGAAGCTGCCCCCGCCGCAGCTGCCCGGCCCGCCCAGATCGCAATAGGCAATGGGCGCCCCGTACCTGGTACGGGGCGCCCATCAATATGAAGGGGAAGGCCGAGCCGATCGGCTCAGTGCCCTTCGAACGGGATCAGCGCCTCGACCTTGACGCCGGTCGCTCGCAGCTTGTCGGCGCCGCCCAGGTCGAACAGGTCGATGACGAAGCCGGAATGCGACACCTCGGCTCCGGTGCGACGCAGCAGCGAGACCGCCGCCACTGCCGTCCCGCCGGTTGCGATCAGGTCGTCGACCAACAGCACCTTGTCGCCCGCGCCGATCACGTCGGCATGGATCTCGATGGTGTCGACGCCATACTCGAGCGCGTAGTTCTGCCCGATCGTCTCGCCGGGGAGCTTGCCCTTCTTGCGCACCGGGATGAACCCGACGCCCAGCGCGATGGCGACCCCCGCCCCGAAGATGAAGCCACGCGCTTCGATCCCCGCGACATGGGTGATGCCGATGCCACGATGCAGCTCCGCCAGCCGGTCGACGCTCTCGCGGAACCCTGCGGGATTCTCGATCAGCGTGGTGATGTCGCGAAACAGGATACCCTTCTTGGGATAATCGGGGATCGAGCGGACGAGCGATTTCAGATCGAGCATGATGAGCGAATAGCGAGTAGTTGGTAGGGCGTAGCGAACCTATGTGCTTGGCCCCGTTGCCGGAAGCCCTATTCGCTACTCACCCCTGGCTATTCGCTACCTCTTCGTCGCGTCGACGATCTTGCGCGCCAGCTGGCCGGCCCTGAAGGCGGTGTTGAGCGTGGCGTCCTTGGCGGCGGCCTTCACCTTGGGCGTCAGCAATAGCGGTGCCGCGGCAATGCCGGCACGCACCACTGGGTGGGCGATCACTGTCCGAGCCAGGGCGGCGGCCGTGAGGGCTCCGCGAATGATCGACATGTGGGCCTCCGGATGTTCTTGGCCAGCAACTGCTTCGCCGGACTATCGGCGATGCCGCGACGGATCGCAAGGCCGCGGCAACGACAAAGGGCCCCGCAGGGCCCTTTGCACATTCACGAATGCGCGTCCTTTAGTGCTCGACGCGCGACCACAGCTTGCGCTTGACCAGGTACAGCAGCCCGGCGAACAGCACGAGGAACGCGATCACCTGGAAACCGGCTTCCTTGCGCGCCACGAGGTGGGGCTCGGCCATCCACATCATGAACGAGGCGACGTCACGCGAATACTGGTCGACGGTCAGCGGCACGCTGCCGCTCTCGCCTTCCTCGTAGGTGATGGCGCCGTCGCTGAGCGGCGGGGCCATGCCGATGGCGTGGCCGGGGAAGTAGGTGTTGTAGTGCTTGCCTTCCGGCACCTCGACGCCTTCCGGCGGCGGATCGACATAGCCGTTCAGCAGCGCGTGGATATAGTCCGGGCCACCTTCCGAGTAGGCGGTGAAGTAGTTGAGGATCCACCACGGGAACGGCTGCGTAGTGCCGCGGGCCTTGGCCAGCACCGAGAAGTCCGGGGGCAGCGCGCCGCCATTGGCGTCACGGGCTTCCTGCTCGTTGGCGAAGGGCGAGGGCCAGCGGTCGGCCGCGATGCCCGGGCGCTTGCCGCCCTCGGCCTCGGGGTCGTTGATTTCGTACTCGGCGGCGAGCGCCTTGACCTGCCCCTCGGTGAACTCGGGACCGCCCGGCTCGGAGAGGTTGCGGAACGCCATCAGGCGGGCCGAGTGACAGCTCGAGCAGACTTCCTTGAACACCTGGAAGCCGCGCTGCAGCTGGTTGCGGTCATAGGTGCCGAAGGGGCCGGCAAAGCTCCAGGCTTCCTTCTTGATCTCCGGCGTGGCGTGACCGCCCCCCTCCTGCGCCGCGGCCGGAGCCGCAACGAAGAGGATGCTCACCAGCAGGGCGCCGATAATGCTTTTGGTCTTGATCATTGGCGTTGGGCCCCGGGTCAGTGCGACGTCGACGCTGCGGCAGGCTGAGCGGCCGCCGGCGCCTTGTGCTTGGCCAGCACGGATTCAGTGATCGACGTCGGCAGCGGCCGCGGCGTCTCAAAGCGTCCGAGCAGCGGAAGCACGACGATGAAGTAGATGAAGTAGTAGGCGGTGGCGATCTTGGAGAGCAGCACGTAGATGCCCTCGGCCGGCGCCGAACCGAGCCAGGTCAGGAACACGAAGTTCGCCACGAACAGCCAGTAGAACCACTTGAACACCGGGCGGAAGGTGCCCGAGCGGACCTTGGACGTGTCGAGCCACGGCACGAAGAACAGCACCAGGATCGCGCCGGCGA from Devosia sp. A16 encodes the following:
- a CDS encoding YciI family protein produces the protein MRYMLMLYADEKAGAQIPPDQMQKAMETLSAYQQALTKAGAFVMTAPLARTADAKTLRMEGGEASYREDGKGGAAFVNDAGELKVHDGPYAETREQFGGFYIIEAADMDEALAWAKKCPAAQWGPVEVRALIPGF
- a CDS encoding VOC family protein, which codes for MQIKLTSIYVDSHDKALKFYVDVLGFQKQADFSNNGYRWLTVTSPEDPDGPELHLELNANPAAKTYQEAMFAQRQPALLLHTKDVKADYERIKAGGGEFIMPPTDVTASVIAQLNDTCGNIIQLVQLNW
- a CDS encoding iron chaperone, which encodes MATTKKPVKRTDAAADSFTAEEKAAMKERARELKRNASAAEDEQAVLDKIAAMPDADRRLAERIHALVKAAAPELTSKLWYGMPAYYKDGKSICFFQDAAKFKARYATFGFNEAAKLDDGNMWPSSFALLRLTPADEQRITDLVKQATR
- a CDS encoding YciI family protein; translation: MRYMMLIHHDEVALANAPQKELWADYAAFNEALAKAGGGMAAGERLQPASAATTVRAGDGRTEVLDGPYADTREQLAGYFLIEVDNLDDAIAWAKRCPSSRYGSIEIRPLAESYPRPDPNLRRQDG
- a CDS encoding RNA polymerase sigma factor, which codes for MPIEGNEAARAAERVARESYGRLVAFLAARTRDVAGAEDALAEAFAAALHAWPTEGVPHNPDAWLLTVARRRQTDALRRRTTRQAGEEHLKMIADEIEAAAEAADEIPDRRLALMFACAHPAIERGMRAPLILQTILGLTAIDIAAAFLIPPATMGQRLVRAKNRIRDAGIPFGVPDKELLPERLDAVLDAIYAAYTKGWAEIGDAASLELAEEAIWLGRLVVGLLPDQPEAKGMLALMLYTDARRAARRAPDGAYVPLEQQDISLWNDSRIELAEGLLRAANAGGPSGRYQIEAAIQSAHVARRTLGADTWPAVLALYDHLLALSASPVVALNRAMALGEIEGPEAALAAIAPLAADKRMADYQPYWAARGHLLARAGLKGEAHEALTLASGLATDEAVRHYLRGQIAALADG
- a CDS encoding 50S ribosomal protein L25/general stress protein Ctc: MATAAKELKAQARSGVGKGAARALRREGLIPAVIYGDKKAPLPISISYNEAMKAIYAGGFLSHIITVDVAGEKHRVIPRDYQLDPVKDKALHVDFLRVGKGTKLNVQVHVKFINDDQSPGIKRGGVLNIVHHTLDLTVDADHIPEEVVVDLAGLEVGDSVHISAIKLPEGASDHSHEADLTIATIVAPSGLRSEEAEEGAAEAAPAADAAKE
- the pth gene encoding aminoacyl-tRNA hydrolase, with the translated sequence MHLIVGLGNPGDKYRNNRHNIGFLAVDAIARRHNFPAFREKFQGLISEGAIDGEKVLLLKPQTYMNSSGDSVQKVVTFYKLGPADVSVLYDEIDLAPGKTRVKVGGGNGGHNGLRSIDPQIGLGYRRVRLGVGHPGHKDLVMPHVLGDFSKAETQAWLNPLLDAIADNAAMIVRGDDNGLMNKLAIAVQGDGAERAQRPESADPTRKKAAPGQSHIRAARPTTPQAKVPETGPMADMLKKLFKKD
- the ychF gene encoding redox-regulated ATPase YchF, which translates into the protein MGFKMGIVGLPNVGKSTLFNALTRTANAQAANFPFCTIEPNTGEVAVPDARLDKLATIGKSAQILPAKMSFVDIAGLVKGASKGEGLGNQFLANIRECDAIAYVLRCFEDGNIIHVANKVDPLADAEVVETELMLADLESLEKRRAGVEKKAKGGDKDAKATLDLIDRALVLLRDGKSARLVQRSAEEEKAFTELQLLTSKPALYVCNVDEASAATGNAMTKQVEDYAKQHNASVIVISAEIESQLAQLPDDEQAEYLESLGLHEPGLNRLIREAYQLLGLQTYFTVGPKETRAWTIHKGDRAPQAAGVIHTDFERGFIRAQTIGYEDFVTLGGEVAAKEAGKARDEGKDYVVKDGDVMLFKFNT
- a CDS encoding MaoC family dehydratase; its protein translation is MNAVTADRRHFEDLVVGETIKLGSTLVTREMILAFAREFDPLPFHLDEAAARRSLLGGLASSGWQTAALTLRLLGDGFLSKIASAGGLGFSDLKWKKPVMKGDTISATASIAELRRSRHHPQWGIVSIDLDVSNQKGQPVMSMRLANLVETRHREDGMQAQPEQPYDIEQGSAT
- a CDS encoding MaoC family dehydratase translates to MTRWFEDITIDEPFPLGSHTFSEAEILAFGREYDPQYFHIDPAAAAHSHFGGLIASGWHTVLMGHRKMVDALDAEEARLRDLGQQPGVSGPSPGVNKMEFKAPVRPGDTVTYTLTVTGKRPSNSIPGWGLLFNSLDAVNQRGEMVYHAELVGFSKLRDYRMPPHLRVLEALTKIPGLGKLLTQRS
- a CDS encoding adenine phosphoribosyltransferase, whose protein sequence is MLDLKSLVRSIPDYPKKGILFRDITTLIENPAGFRESVDRLAELHRGIGITHVAGIEARGFIFGAGVAIALGVGFIPVRKKGKLPGETIGQNYALEYGVDTIEIHADVIGAGDKVLLVDDLIATGGTAVAAVSLLRRTGAEVSHSGFVIDLFDLGGADKLRATGVKVEALIPFEGH
- a CDS encoding cytochrome c1, whose protein sequence is MIKTKSIIGALLVSILFVAAPAAAQEGGGHATPEIKKEAWSFAGPFGTYDRNQLQRGFQVFKEVCSSCHSARLMAFRNLSEPGGPEFTEGQVKALAAEYEINDPEAEGGKRPGIAADRWPSPFANEQEARDANGGALPPDFSVLAKARGTTQPFPWWILNYFTAYSEGGPDYIHALLNGYVDPPPEGVEVPEGKHYNTYFPGHAIGMAPPLSDGAITYEEGESGSVPLTVDQYSRDVASFMMWMAEPHLVARKEAGFQVIAFLVLFAGLLYLVKRKLWSRVEH